The Shewanella pealeana ATCC 700345 genome contains the following window.
TCCACCCCCAACATAGAGCTTCAATCACGACATCATCCCAAGTTACACTTTTAATCCCTGTGTTTTTTTTGTAGATCTTTACCCATAATTCACTTTCAGAGGCGTGATTAGTATTAAGCCAGAGACCGAGTTCTTTCGGTGTTTCAAATGTCTTGATGCTCAATAAGTCAGGTTCAGGCATTCAGTTGCTCTCTCTTTGGCCTAACGCCCCTCTAATAAGTGAACCATTTGCTGGCGGGCGATTTTCTCAGCAAATGGCATGATCGCCATAGTGGTCTTACTTCACAGCTAGCTTGAGCTAAGCATTAAACTTGGTACTTTCCACCTCTTCTAAAATGCCCATGCCTGTAGCATAAACACGCTAACACAATCTGAACTTGAACAAGAATCTGAACATAAACCTAAACATGAGTCTAAACAATAATTACGAGTAAGTATCTCTAACTACCTTAAAAACACCGCTAAGCTGAATTTCATGCAGCAGAAACAGTAAGCACCTGTTTAGTGAAAGAAAATGAATTTTCGTAAAATTAGAAATCGGAAAAGTACCAGCCATTATATAACCCCTCGATCACACGGCTAACCGCTGGAATACGATTTCTGGCATATACAACCCCCGCAGCAATGAGCACGACTGCCCGATTAGCGCGAGCCACGATTGCCCTTGGCTACTTATAGATGCTTTCAAGCATGTTAGAAGCCCTCAAGGGAGAGTTAGCCCTTAGGGCGCAGCCTTATTAGAAATTGATGACGCTTCACAGCGTTATCTTGACCTCAGGACTCTAGGTATAGGTGAAATTGGGCATAAAAAAACCGTACCCGTTAAGGGGTACGGTTTTGCCAAGTACATGCAGTATATCGAATAAGGATAGGCCACGAGCAGCCGAGTCCTTATCTCGAGTGTTGAACAAGCCCGATTGATACCTTATGCATTATCTAAGGCATCCTTTAAGTCTTTTAGGACTGTATCATGCTGCTCGCCAAATTCCTCAAGACGACCCTTTGCATGCCAAACATAGATATTTGCAATAAGTAAACACAAAGGAGAAGAAAAAACTACAAGAAATATAAAACATGTAAGAAACATACCTGAAATTTTCAATTCTGGAGCTAGACCAATGCATATTAGTATACCAATTAAACAACACGTTGCAAAAATACCAATATACTTACCAAATTTAGTTAATGTGTTAATAACACCCAGGTATTTCAATCTTTTTATATCTAGTTTTGCTGACACTCGACACTCTAGATAAGCAGCACCAAGTGATAACTGTAATTTCTTTCCTGTATCAGAACAAATAGTTTCAAAGTTTCGTATAGCTTGATTTCTAAGAGCATCCCAAAAAGAAAATAGCAGGTTTATCCCAACAGCCACCTCAAAGAGCGAACAGAAATTGACGGCGGAGTATAAGATTGGCAGTTCCTCTGTCATTTTGCCCCCCCAGTATACGAAACATCTACTTTCTCAATTATTTTATAAAAATCATTAAGTTTATTGCAAAAGCCCTCTTCCAAGAAATTTGCAACTTTTGGCTGTTCATCATTTTCAAAGTCTTCGAACTCTCCAATAATGTAAGACTTACTATCTCCAACTAAGTAGCTATACTGATATTTATTATTAAGGATACGGTTATAAGCAGAGTCCGAAATATTTTTTATTTTTAAGTTGCTAGATTTGGCATCCCTAAAAAGAAGTGACTTTTTTAACTTTCTGGGTTCATTGGTTAAAATATTGAAGCTAGTCTCTCCGTCCTCAAGAAAGTCAATAACGTTTCTAACAAACACGCTGTCATTAAAACTTTCGAAAAGATAGTTCTTATGACTACTATTATTAACCACCAAGGCTTGTAATGAGGTACAGCTTTTATTAACTATAAGATTGAGTATAAGACGAAATGCATCTTCACTAGTTATTCTTATGTGAGCAGAGATGCTCTCACTGGCTAATTTCTTTATGTCAGAAAACAACTCTTCATTAGTCATAGCAAACCTCACGCATTGGTAACATCAAGCAAGCACTCCTATCATTAATTTAACAACATGATACATGCTACCTCTCCGTTTGTTTAGCTTTGTTACTGTTTTTTATGTGCTTGTTGAAAATAATGATGACATGCATTCAACTTCACCCCCACCGTTCCACGATTTTTATTTGCTCCCTTTACTACTTTATTGGTGTTCATATCCTTTTGGATGAACTCAAGCGGCACTAATTTTGAGATCTCGCACGGGTTAATGCATAAATCGGCGCAAGACTACGGGCGAGGCCTTTGCGAATGAGCTACCCGCACCCGTCAGTTCTTTTACAAGGGTTACTAACATCTGGGGGGGATTCGGCAACGACTACGGCATTTCAACAATGCAAAAGTACATTTGCCCAAACTTCAAACTGTTTATTATTGCTCATTACGAATTAATCTTTAACGCGCCTTTGGGATAACGCCGATGCGCATTTCATATTGCTGGAATAACCCATTCTATAAGCTTAAACAACACTTCTACTTCAATCTAATGGATATGTTTAAATGAGCTTATAAGCCGTATATCGCAGGGATGCGATAAGCGAGCCTCCATGGAAGGAAACGGCGTGCTTATACGCCATTAAACATAGCCTCCTGCGGAATTTGTTTTAGGTGGCTACGTCCGCTCTTACTCAATTCCCTGCAGATAATCTAACGGTTTATTCTGCGCACTCTCATGACGCTCTATCTGTGTAGTGTGCAGATATTGCGATGTGGTGTCGATACTCTCATGACCCGCATCGGCCTGTACGTGTGACAATGGTCGACCGTTAATATTGATGTCGTGGGTGATCCCTGTGTGGCGAATATTGTGAATACTTAAGCCGCGCATTTGTAGTGCATCCTCACAAAAGCCGTCAGTTTCGATGCTATTCGCCGCAATTACGATGATCTTATCCACTTCTTCTCGAATTTGTCGGATCCCCAGGTTGGCATTTAAGTTGCCGACTTCGCGCCCTCGCCCCGCCGCTTTTTGGCGCACGATTAGCGGATGTTGCTCGTTGCTTGTTGGTAGTGGCGACAGTTTTAAGTAGCTACGATATTGCGTTAACGCATCGATTAATGCCTTAGATACGGCAACGCTTCTGCTCTTGCCGCCTTTACTCTTTGGAATATAAAAGCTCCAAATTCCGGTCTGGCGGTTTTGTTTAAACTGACTCATCACCGGTGAGAAACCAGCCCTTGCTGAAACTTCTGATACCCGCAGATAGCAGGAGTAGATAAGCTTGATTAGAAACAGACTGCGTTGATGAAGTTCTGGCTGTGCTTTGGCTAACTTCTCAACCGTTGACATGATGTAGGACCATTGCAGCTCGGTAAACGCCAACTGGTTATCATCATCTGTGTTGAGTCGGTACTTCTGCCTTGATGAGAATCGACTCTTATTAAGCCACATCTGCGCTGGATTTTTCTCGCAGTAATCCTCGCCCATTAGGTAGCTATAGAAGCTAGATAGAATCGCAACTTTGGTCTTGAGAGCACTGTCGCTGAGAGCATACGGCTGAATTTGCCCGTCGACTTTCTTACCTCTAAATGGCAGCCAAGCCGGGTTTGGCGTTCGTTCGTCGCTCGTCTTGTCCTGCTTGAATTGGGCCACGTTAAAATAGCCAATAAGTTCGGTTGGCGGATTTTTACAATACTCTATATATAGGCCGACTTCTCGGCGCCCTATTGCACTAACGTTGAGTTTTATTACATCAAAACACCAGTGCAGGAAGGTGGTTAGTTCGCTTCGATAGGCTTTATAG
Protein-coding sequences here:
- a CDS encoding tyrosine-type recombinase/integrase gives rise to the protein MQLPPVIPLFDSIDYIQIGNPLVNQHITQLSLGDLDEAGLVFEHATDWLFEQKYNENNYKAYRSELTTFLHWCFDVIKLNVSAIGRREVGLYIEYCKNPPTELIGYFNVAQFKQDKTSDERTPNPAWLPFRGKKVDGQIQPYALSDSALKTKVAILSSFYSYLMGEDYCEKNPAQMWLNKSRFSSRQKYRLNTDDDNQLAFTELQWSYIMSTVEKLAKAQPELHQRSLFLIKLIYSCYLRVSEVSARAGFSPVMSQFKQNRQTGIWSFYIPKSKGGKSRSVAVSKALIDALTQYRSYLKLSPLPTSNEQHPLIVRQKAAGRGREVGNLNANLGIRQIREEVDKIIVIAANSIETDGFCEDALQMRGLSIHNIRHTGITHDININGRPLSHVQADAGHESIDTTSQYLHTTQIERHESAQNKPLDYLQGIE